From one Flavobacterium kingsejongi genomic stretch:
- a CDS encoding Ppx/GppA phosphatase family protein has product MITIKKYAAIDIGSNAMRLLIANIIEQPGKETQFSKSALIRVPIRLGQDAFTVGEISEENIERMIDAMKAFKLLMKVHKVEKYMACATSAMREAYNGKEVADMILEQADIKIDIIDGKREAKIIASSDLHHLLKTDHTYLYVDVGGGSTEFTLFSDGQMITSKSFKIGTVRLLNNMVNDIVWQEIEKWIKTITHDYPNITMIGSGGNINKLFKMSGKLQEKPMSYTYLNSQYTFLNGLSYEQRVSELGLNPDRADVIIPATKIYLNAMKWSGAKNMFVPKIGLSDGIVKALYYNRI; this is encoded by the coding sequence ATGATTACTATAAAAAAATATGCCGCTATCGATATTGGATCCAATGCCATGCGTCTGCTGATTGCCAATATTATTGAACAGCCAGGTAAGGAAACTCAATTCAGCAAAAGTGCCCTGATTCGTGTTCCCATCCGTTTGGGGCAGGATGCTTTTACAGTGGGCGAGATCTCAGAAGAGAATATCGAAAGGATGATTGATGCCATGAAAGCCTTCAAGCTGTTGATGAAAGTGCATAAAGTCGAAAAATATATGGCTTGTGCCACTTCTGCCATGCGCGAAGCGTATAACGGCAAGGAAGTAGCCGATATGATCCTCGAGCAGGCCGATATTAAAATTGATATCATCGATGGGAAACGGGAAGCCAAAATCATCGCTTCTTCCGATTTGCATCATTTGCTAAAAACAGACCATACGTACCTCTATGTAGATGTGGGTGGTGGGAGCACCGAATTTACGCTGTTTTCCGATGGGCAGATGATTACATCCAAATCCTTTAAAATAGGTACCGTACGACTGCTGAATAACATGGTCAATGACATTGTATGGCAGGAGATCGAAAAGTGGATTAAAACCATCACACACGACTATCCGAATATCACGATGATTGGTTCGGGTGGAAATATCAACAAACTCTTTAAGATGTCCGGGAAGCTACAGGAAAAACCGATGAGCTATACGTACCTCAATTCGCAATATACTTTCCTGAACGGGCTTTCGTATGAACAGCGCGTATCGGAACTGGGACTCAACCCAGATCGTGCCGATGTGATTATCCCGGCAACCAAAATTTACCTCAATGCCATGAAATGGAGCGGTGCCAAAAACATGTTCGTTCCTAAGATCGGACTTTCTGACGGTATTGTCAAAGCATTATACTACAACCGTATTTAA
- a CDS encoding Crp/Fnr family transcriptional regulator produces MKELFSALALLTQSELDQLDGLLTAKNLKKGEFLIQEGEVCDEIVFLQSGVLRSFYKNSDGDEITNCITFEKELMAAFSSFVTQTPTDENIQAVFDTELLVLKHGQLEALYHNSIGWQKVGRVLAEKQYVGLERRIVSFQKFSAKERYLELFTLHPNYIQRIPQHYLASFLGVTPRHLSRIRTTI; encoded by the coding sequence ATGAAAGAACTATTTTCGGCTTTAGCACTCCTGACCCAATCCGAACTGGACCAGCTGGACGGACTATTAACGGCCAAAAACCTAAAAAAGGGAGAATTCCTGATTCAGGAAGGGGAAGTATGCGACGAGATTGTATTCCTGCAATCCGGTGTACTGCGTTCCTTTTATAAGAACAGTGACGGAGATGAAATCACCAACTGCATTACGTTTGAAAAAGAGCTCATGGCTGCTTTTTCGAGCTTCGTCACCCAAACGCCTACCGATGAAAACATACAGGCCGTATTTGATACCGAGCTATTGGTACTGAAGCACGGACAGTTGGAAGCGTTGTACCACAACAGTATCGGTTGGCAAAAAGTGGGCAGGGTATTGGCAGAGAAGCAATATGTAGGATTGGAGCGGCGTATTGTTTCGTTCCAGAAATTCAGCGCCAAAGAACGTTATTTGGAGCTTTTTACCCTGCATCCCAATTACATACAGCGCATCCCGCAGCATTACCTGGCTTCCTTTCTGGGTGTCACACCGCGGCACCTGAGCCGTATTCGCACTACAATTTGA
- a CDS encoding saccharopine dehydrogenase NADP-binding domain-containing protein has protein sequence MQKNILVIGGTGLVGKTILRILADRNPQHQLYIGSRKSGSTKTQLQIDVNDPKTFVNIAGHAIDIIVLSVSDSHNNVLRYALDHGIDYVDVTKPTPAMIEAYRLVRGHKPESRLVFGSGWMGGIVSGLIAAAVPEKKNIQGVGLFVYYSIKDQAGESSAHFMAENVYKPFVRYENNRPVTIRHFLDSEYHNFSFGIGKRQAYNFDVPDLFVLNTIEGIPDVSVKMTYNSKFITRLLGIFQYLRIFNMLSLKERRMIFGSGGSGDQTLFDIVIKVQDRTKTISVRSAKGQAELTALSMVLHVEKLIHGAFPNGIYFAHQLHKPQELMAQLQGHDGITVKCENGTM, from the coding sequence ATGCAAAAAAACATTTTAGTCATCGGTGGGACAGGGCTTGTGGGGAAGACCATCCTTCGCATCCTTGCCGATAGGAACCCACAACACCAGCTCTATATCGGAAGCCGTAAGAGCGGCAGTACCAAAACACAGCTACAGATTGATGTCAACGATCCCAAAACTTTTGTAAACATAGCCGGACATGCCATTGATATTATTGTGCTTTCAGTTAGTGATAGCCATAATAATGTACTGCGGTATGCACTGGATCATGGAATTGATTATGTCGATGTGACCAAACCTACACCGGCCATGATCGAAGCCTATCGTTTGGTCAGGGGGCATAAACCGGAAAGTCGCCTGGTATTTGGTTCCGGATGGATGGGCGGTATTGTGAGCGGACTTATAGCTGCTGCCGTACCGGAAAAAAAGAATATCCAGGGTGTGGGCCTTTTTGTCTATTATTCCATCAAGGACCAGGCCGGGGAAAGTTCAGCGCATTTTATGGCCGAAAATGTATACAAACCTTTTGTCCGCTATGAAAATAACCGCCCGGTAACCATCCGGCATTTCCTCGATTCCGAATACCATAATTTTTCCTTTGGGATTGGAAAACGGCAGGCCTATAATTTTGATGTCCCCGATTTATTTGTACTGAACACTATTGAGGGGATACCGGATGTAAGTGTGAAGATGACTTACAATTCAAAATTCATTACGCGGCTGCTGGGTATCTTCCAGTATCTTCGAATATTCAATATGCTATCGCTAAAAGAAAGAAGGATGATTTTCGGATCGGGAGGATCGGGTGATCAAACGCTTTTTGATATTGTGATTAAAGTGCAGGACCGCACTAAAACGATCAGCGTACGCAGTGCCAAAGGGCAGGCTGAACTTACAGCACTGTCGATGGTACTGCATGTAGAAAAGTTGATCCATGGTGCATTTCCAAATGGAATTTATTTCGCCCACCAGTTGCATAAACCGCAGGAATTAATGGCGCAGTTGCAGGGACACGATGGCATAACGGTAAAATGTGAAAACGGAACGATGTAG
- a CDS encoding NAD(P)H-dependent oxidoreductase, translated as MKKIVIINGHPNPGSFNYALAAAYKKGAVTSGAWVTEINIGELNFNPNLAYGYSKVMALEPDLLASWDKIVAADHLVWIHPVWWGGMPAIAKGFIDRLFLPGMAYKYRKDSVWWDKLLKGKTAHIITTLDQPGWYYRLFFGRASVNQLRKSVLQFCGISPVKVSYIGIIKTSAAVQREKWLQQVYDFGLNQ; from the coding sequence ATGAAAAAAATAGTAATTATCAACGGGCATCCCAATCCCGGGAGTTTCAATTATGCCCTGGCTGCGGCTTATAAAAAAGGAGCAGTAACATCCGGTGCCTGGGTGACGGAAATCAATATTGGTGAACTCAATTTTAACCCCAATCTTGCGTACGGCTATAGCAAAGTAATGGCGCTGGAACCGGATTTATTAGCTTCTTGGGATAAGATTGTGGCGGCAGACCATTTGGTATGGATTCATCCCGTATGGTGGGGTGGCATGCCGGCTATTGCCAAAGGATTTATAGACCGGTTGTTCCTGCCGGGAATGGCTTACAAATACCGGAAAGATTCGGTGTGGTGGGACAAACTGCTCAAAGGCAAGACCGCACATATCATTACGACACTGGATCAGCCGGGTTGGTATTATCGGTTATTTTTTGGGAGGGCAAGTGTGAATCAGCTCAGGAAATCAGTATTGCAGTTTTGTGGTATTTCACCGGTGAAGGTGAGTTATATCGGGATCATTAAAACATCCGCTGCGGTTCAAAGAGAAAAATGGCTGCAGCAGGTGTATGATTTCGGATTGAACCAGTAA
- a CDS encoding DNA polymerase III, translated as MENQKLYAREEQEFINQAFTETDMLLQWNKYAQRLGDKGQKIMETYLLINDPKMHENGVTIIHELPNEGSKLDFDTEKHGLLGYLRGKLHNHDITIEVVVNETVETKFAFTPQDKFNRLNEINPALEILKKTFDLDF; from the coding sequence ATGGAAAACCAGAAGCTCTATGCACGGGAAGAACAGGAATTCATCAACCAGGCTTTTACCGAAACCGATATGTTGCTGCAATGGAACAAATATGCACAGCGATTGGGTGATAAAGGCCAAAAGATCATGGAAACCTACCTCCTCATCAATGATCCTAAAATGCATGAGAATGGCGTGACCATCATCCATGAATTGCCGAATGAGGGTTCAAAACTTGATTTTGATACCGAAAAACATGGCTTATTAGGCTATTTAAGAGGTAAGCTCCACAATCATGACATCACTATTGAAGTAGTGGTGAATGAGACGGTAGAGACTAAATTTGCCTTTACCCCACAGGATAAATTCAACCGACTGAATGAAATCAACCCGGCATTGGAAATCCTGAAAAAAACCTTTGACCTCGATTTCTAA
- the dnaX gene encoding DNA polymerase III subunit gamma/tau, producing the protein MEEFIVSARKYRPQTFKDVVGQQAITNTLLNAIETNHLAQALLFTGPRGVGKTTCARILARKINQEGYDDPTEDFAFNVFELDAASNNSVDDIRSLIDQVRIPPQTGKYKVYIIDEVHMLSQAAFNAFLKTLEEPPRHAIFILATTEKHKIIPTILSRCQIFDFKRITVKDAKDHLAEVAKSQGVSYEDDALHIIAQKADGAMRDALSIFDRVVSYCGTNLTRQAVTENLNVLDYEYYIKMTQLILENKIPELLLAYNDILSKGFDGHHFVAGLASHFRDLLVCKTPSTLTLLEAGEQAQQMYAAQSQTASQDFLLKGIEIANDCDLKFKTSQNQRLLVELCLMQLASVTYDGEKKKLTNL; encoded by the coding sequence ATGGAAGAGTTTATAGTATCAGCCCGAAAATACCGTCCCCAGACCTTTAAGGATGTGGTGGGCCAACAGGCTATTACCAATACCTTACTGAATGCGATCGAGACCAATCATTTGGCCCAGGCGCTGTTATTTACCGGACCCCGTGGTGTGGGAAAAACAACCTGCGCCCGAATATTGGCCCGTAAAATAAACCAGGAAGGCTATGATGACCCTACCGAAGATTTTGCTTTTAATGTGTTTGAACTCGATGCGGCTTCCAATAACTCGGTAGACGATATCCGGAGCCTGATTGACCAGGTTCGTATCCCGCCACAAACCGGGAAATACAAAGTGTATATCATCGATGAGGTGCACATGCTCTCCCAGGCGGCATTCAATGCCTTCCTGAAAACACTGGAAGAACCGCCACGCCATGCTATCTTTATCTTGGCAACGACAGAAAAACACAAAATCATCCCGACGATCCTCTCCCGATGCCAGATCTTCGACTTTAAGCGTATTACGGTTAAAGATGCCAAAGATCATCTTGCTGAGGTTGCGAAAAGCCAGGGTGTTTCCTATGAGGATGATGCGCTGCATATCATTGCCCAAAAGGCTGATGGTGCGATGCGTGATGCACTGTCGATCTTTGACCGTGTGGTCAGCTATTGCGGTACCAACCTTACCCGCCAGGCCGTTACAGAAAACCTAAACGTACTGGACTACGAATACTACATTAAAATGACCCAGCTGATTTTGGAGAATAAAATCCCCGAACTGCTGCTGGCGTATAACGATATCCTTTCGAAAGGTTTTGACGGGCACCATTTTGTTGCCGGACTGGCTTCCCACTTCCGGGACCTGCTGGTATGCAAAACACCGTCTACCCTCACCCTGCTGGAAGCGGGTGAACAGGCACAGCAAATGTATGCGGCACAGTCGCAAACGGCTTCCCAGGATTTCCTGCTCAAAGGAATTGAGATCGCCAATGACTGTGACCTCAAATTCAAAACGAGCCAAAACCAACGGCTTTTGGTTGAGCTTTGCCTGATGCAACTGGCCTCTGTCACTTATGACGGAGAAAAAAAAAAGTTGACCAATTTATAA
- the hxpB gene encoding hexitol phosphatase HxpB: MKERQKAIIFDMDGVVVDSEHLWAQAEYEVFTALGVEVTEELALITKSMTTIGVASFWYERFPWEKTTLQEVEELVISRVIALIEAEHCEIAGIKLFLMQLKAKGYKIGLATNSPYRIIPAVLEKAGIADYFDTIASAEFEPHGKPHPGIYLSASKKLNIDPEYCIAIEDSYSGMLAAKMAGMKVVAFTNGGSAVDLSLADHIINEYENHEMEAFHALL; this comes from the coding sequence ATGAAAGAAAGGCAGAAAGCAATTATTTTTGATATGGATGGTGTCGTTGTCGATTCCGAACACCTTTGGGCACAGGCGGAATACGAAGTCTTTACCGCACTGGGTGTGGAAGTGACCGAGGAACTGGCCCTGATTACAAAATCAATGACTACCATCGGAGTGGCTTCATTTTGGTATGAGCGCTTTCCATGGGAAAAGACCACATTGCAGGAAGTGGAAGAGCTCGTTATTTCAAGGGTAATCGCGCTGATTGAAGCGGAACACTGCGAGATTGCGGGTATAAAATTGTTTCTGATGCAGCTGAAAGCAAAGGGCTACAAAATCGGATTGGCCACCAATTCCCCCTATAGGATCATTCCTGCTGTATTAGAGAAGGCCGGTATCGCCGACTATTTTGATACCATCGCTTCGGCAGAATTTGAGCCACACGGGAAACCACATCCCGGAATTTACCTGAGTGCTTCCAAAAAGCTGAATATCGACCCGGAATATTGTATTGCCATTGAGGATTCCTATTCCGGAATGCTCGCAGCCAAGATGGCAGGCATGAAAGTCGTGGCTTTTACCAATGGTGGAAGTGCAGTAGACCTAAGCCTTGCCGATCACATTATTAATGAATATGAAAACCATGAAATGGAAGCATTCCACGCGCTGCTATAG
- a CDS encoding ArsR/SmtB family transcription factor: protein MGATKTDYFTAQQNDLAILAKALGHPARIAILEYLMTVDTCICGDIVNELPLAQPTVSQHLKELKNAGLIKGSIEGNAICYCINEPGFEKIKGFFQHVTDYLQKKKTDCC, encoded by the coding sequence ATGGGAGCAACTAAGACAGATTACTTTACAGCACAACAAAACGACCTGGCAATTTTGGCGAAAGCCTTAGGGCATCCGGCCCGTATTGCCATCCTGGAATATTTGATGACAGTAGATACCTGCATCTGTGGCGATATTGTCAACGAATTGCCATTGGCACAGCCAACAGTGTCACAACATTTAAAGGAACTTAAAAACGCAGGGCTTATAAAAGGCAGTATTGAAGGCAATGCCATTTGCTATTGTATCAACGAACCTGGATTTGAAAAGATCAAAGGTTTTTTTCAGCACGTAACCGATTACCTTCAGAAAAAGAAAACCGATTGTTGTTAA
- a CDS encoding DUF6428 family protein, with protein sequence MKLSEIKKHLETLEAVNFMLPDGSFVPEYFHVTEVGLITKHFIDCGGTVRKETVVNFQLWDANDYDHRLKPEKLLSIIGLSEKVLGIQDYEIEVEYQNITIGKYDLGFNGENFQLINKQTACLAQEQCGIPSGQQKSSASESNPTNPNSCTPGGGCC encoded by the coding sequence ATGAAACTATCAGAAATAAAAAAGCATTTAGAAACTTTGGAAGCCGTAAATTTTATGCTCCCTGACGGATCCTTTGTTCCGGAATATTTTCACGTAACCGAAGTGGGGCTAATCACGAAACACTTTATCGATTGTGGCGGAACAGTACGAAAAGAAACGGTTGTGAATTTCCAGCTGTGGGATGCCAACGATTACGACCACCGATTGAAACCGGAAAAATTACTCAGTATAATTGGACTATCAGAAAAAGTATTGGGTATTCAAGATTATGAAATCGAAGTGGAATACCAAAACATCACAATTGGCAAATACGACCTTGGCTTCAACGGTGAAAATTTCCAACTCATCAACAAACAGACTGCGTGCTTAGCACAGGAACAATGTGGAATCCCTTCGGGTCAACAAAAAAGCAGTGCATCCGAAAGTAATCCTACAAATCCCAATAGCTGTACTCCCGGGGGCGGCTGTTGCTAA